Proteins encoded together in one Fluviicola sp. window:
- a CDS encoding SDR family oxidoreductase, which produces MDLQLANKKVFISGSTAGIGYAIAKAFAKENAIVYINGRNAGKVENAKNSIIAESGNEQVFGITADLTTEAGFATLSQELTEVDILINNLGIFEPVNFFDSKDEDWTNLFDINVMSGIRLSRFYMPKMLANNWGRVVFISSESGLQIPTEMIHYGMSKTAQLSLTNGLAQLTKGTGVTVNAILPGPTFSDGAERFFGELAKQRNVTIDEVEHQYFTETRPLSLLQRFISPDEVAATAAFVSSPLAAATNGASIRVDGGILKGLN; this is translated from the coding sequence ATGGATTTACAACTCGCAAACAAAAAAGTATTCATCTCCGGATCAACTGCCGGAATCGGGTACGCGATCGCAAAAGCATTCGCCAAAGAAAACGCGATCGTTTACATCAACGGACGCAATGCCGGCAAAGTAGAAAACGCTAAAAACAGCATCATTGCTGAAAGCGGCAACGAACAAGTGTTCGGTATCACGGCCGACCTGACAACAGAAGCCGGTTTTGCAACACTTTCGCAGGAATTAACTGAAGTGGATATTCTGATCAACAACCTCGGAATCTTTGAGCCGGTAAACTTCTTTGATTCCAAAGACGAAGACTGGACCAATCTATTCGACATCAATGTTATGAGCGGCATTCGCTTATCCCGCTTCTATATGCCCAAAATGCTGGCAAATAATTGGGGAAGAGTCGTGTTCATTTCCAGTGAATCCGGTTTACAGATCCCAACAGAAATGATCCATTACGGCATGAGCAAAACCGCCCAGCTTTCATTGACCAATGGTTTGGCACAACTCACAAAAGGAACCGGGGTAACCGTAAATGCCATTTTGCCCGGCCCCACTTTTTCTGACGGAGCCGAACGTTTCTTCGGTGAATTAGCGAAACAACGAAATGTGACTATCGATGAAGTAGAACACCAATATTTCACGGAAACCCGTCCGCTAAGTTTATTGCAACGCTTCATTTCCCCGGATGAAGTTGCGGCAACAGCAGCTTTTGTATCCAGTCCGCTCGCAGCTGCTACCAATGGCGCTTCTATTCGTGTAGACGGCGGAATCTTAAAAGGCCTGAACTAA
- a CDS encoding antibiotic biosynthesis monooxygenase: MKQKILFVVTSHDQKGNTGEPTGFYLSEVSHPWEVLTKAGYEIDFVSPEGSKAPVDGFNLGDPVNKKFWENKVYRNKVENTFKPSEVNPADYVAIHYAGGHGAMWDFADNQELAGIAAKIYEQNGIVSAVCHGPAGLVNIRLSNGKYLVEGKKINAFTNEEEIAVKLDKEVPFLLESKLIERGAIFEKSGLWQEHVVSDGRVVTGQNPQSAKALGEAVLEELKNRQVAGKIIRFEVEENQTNTFRNALTEYVTKAYASNGNIMAEAYSEQDKPKTFWLIERWEDPVKQEAFTKTPSAKKLAEFSKSAVPMNVQDLEPLSKSEWRRPAEKEDNPIVIMLFVDSKAGTQEAFKSIYHTAMPQFRSEPGVITYQLSQSTDDPETFVTFEKFRSKEAFQYHLNFPPIQPVINYLNTNIKQQPFQTGLHTLIQFAPQSN; this comes from the coding sequence ATGAAGCAGAAAATTCTATTCGTGGTAACGAGCCACGACCAAAAAGGAAATACGGGAGAACCAACAGGTTTTTACCTGTCAGAAGTGAGTCACCCATGGGAAGTATTGACAAAAGCCGGTTATGAAATCGATTTCGTGAGCCCGGAAGGCAGTAAAGCACCCGTAGACGGATTCAACCTGGGTGATCCGGTAAACAAAAAATTCTGGGAAAATAAAGTCTACAGAAACAAGGTCGAAAACACCTTCAAACCTTCCGAAGTGAATCCGGCCGATTATGTGGCAATCCACTATGCCGGCGGACACGGTGCCATGTGGGATTTTGCCGACAATCAGGAGTTGGCCGGCATTGCTGCCAAGATCTACGAACAGAACGGAATCGTTAGTGCCGTGTGTCACGGTCCGGCAGGATTGGTAAACATCCGGTTGTCAAACGGGAAATACCTGGTTGAAGGCAAAAAGATCAACGCCTTTACCAACGAAGAAGAAATCGCGGTAAAACTGGACAAAGAAGTTCCTTTCCTGTTGGAATCCAAACTGATTGAACGCGGTGCCATTTTTGAAAAATCAGGATTGTGGCAGGAACATGTAGTGAGTGACGGGCGCGTGGTAACCGGACAAAATCCGCAGTCGGCAAAAGCTCTTGGAGAAGCAGTGCTGGAAGAATTAAAGAACAGACAAGTAGCCGGAAAGATTATCCGTTTCGAGGTCGAAGAAAATCAAACCAATACATTCCGGAATGCCTTAACGGAATACGTCACAAAAGCTTATGCTTCAAATGGGAACATTATGGCAGAGGCTTATTCCGAACAAGACAAGCCTAAAACTTTCTGGTTGATCGAACGCTGGGAAGATCCTGTGAAACAGGAAGCTTTCACGAAGACCCCATCTGCAAAGAAACTGGCAGAATTTAGCAAATCAGCTGTTCCGATGAATGTACAAGATCTGGAACCACTTTCGAAATCCGAATGGCGAAGACCGGCAGAAAAAGAAGACAACCCGATTGTTATTATGCTATTCGTGGATTCAAAAGCGGGAACACAGGAAGCATTCAAATCGATCTATCATACGGCTATGCCGCAATTCAGAAGCGAACCGGGAGTAATTACATACCAGCTTTCCCAATCGACAGACGATCCGGAAACCTTCGTGACCTTTGAAAAATTCAGAAGTAAGGAAGCGTTTCAATACCATCTGAACTTCCCTCCCATTCAACCGGTCATCAATTACCTCAATACCAACATCAAACAACAACCCTTTCAAACCGGATTGCACACACTCATTCAGTTTGCACCGCAATCCAACTAA
- a CDS encoding type 1 glutamine amidotransferase domain-containing protein gives MKTINQFLLASMVMLTATFGNAQNGQTSNSVNELEVMNQLATQSNVITMPVSKLLNAPGNENLKAFFFTPIKDKNALKGKRIAVLVADGFEEIELTGPVWYFQALGAQVDIVAPKFNPAPERFGLSYPEMSKTHVMAIQYLQPVGYIKFDRTADQIKVEDYDAVFIPGGAWNPDNLRYDKDVIKFIQDFNQSGKLIAAICHAPVVLASAEIIKGKKLTGYWNIQSDLKNAGAIVLEQPVVTDGNIITSRHPIDVADFSRAVESWLLKK, from the coding sequence ATGAAAACAATCAATCAATTTTTGCTTGCAAGTATGGTAATGCTTACAGCAACATTCGGAAACGCTCAAAACGGGCAAACTTCAAACTCGGTGAACGAACTGGAAGTCATGAATCAGTTGGCTACCCAAAGCAATGTCATCACCATGCCGGTATCCAAACTATTGAATGCTCCGGGAAATGAAAACCTGAAAGCCTTCTTTTTCACCCCAATCAAAGACAAAAATGCACTGAAAGGAAAACGGATCGCTGTTTTGGTAGCAGATGGTTTTGAAGAAATCGAATTAACAGGGCCCGTTTGGTACTTCCAGGCACTCGGAGCACAAGTAGACATCGTCGCCCCGAAATTCAACCCGGCTCCGGAAAGATTCGGGCTGAGCTACCCGGAAATGTCCAAAACACATGTCATGGCTATCCAATATCTGCAGCCGGTCGGATACATTAAATTTGACCGCACGGCAGATCAAATCAAGGTAGAAGATTATGACGCTGTGTTCATTCCCGGCGGTGCGTGGAACCCGGATAATCTGCGCTACGACAAGGATGTAATCAAATTCATTCAGGACTTCAACCAATCCGGAAAATTAATCGCTGCAATCTGTCACGCACCTGTTGTACTGGCTTCTGCCGAAATCATCAAAGGAAAAAAACTAACCGGTTACTGGAACATCCAAAGCGATTTAAAAAATGCGGGAGCAATCGTATTGGAACAACCGGTAGTTACCGACGGAAACATCATCACCAGCCGTCACCCGATCGACGTAGCAGATTTCTCAAGAGCCGTAGAAAGCTGGTTATTGAAAAAATAA
- a CDS encoding glucose 1-dehydrogenase — protein sequence MKKLADKIAIVTGANQGIGRAITKQFVEQGAKVYAFDIKEDTAYGDGVTFIKVDVSSEADWKAGVAKVLQVENRIDILVNNAGVISYTPIHSIELEEWNRLIGIDQTGVLLGMKHVITPMMKQQSGAIINVSSIWGIVAAADVIAYNAAKGAVSLMSKNAALTYAKQGIRVNSVNPGFISTPLTDSQDPELNDWVIGRTPMGRAGKPEEIANGVVFLASDDASFVTGTDLVIDGGFLAQ from the coding sequence ATGAAAAAATTAGCAGACAAAATTGCAATCGTTACAGGCGCTAACCAGGGAATCGGTCGCGCAATTACCAAACAATTTGTGGAACAAGGAGCAAAAGTTTATGCATTCGACATCAAAGAAGATACAGCTTACGGAGACGGAGTCACATTTATCAAAGTTGACGTTTCCTCGGAAGCAGACTGGAAAGCCGGAGTGGCAAAAGTATTACAGGTGGAAAACCGGATCGATATCTTAGTTAACAATGCCGGAGTAATTTCTTACACACCAATCCACAGCATTGAACTGGAAGAATGGAACCGCCTCATCGGGATCGACCAAACGGGGGTTCTTTTGGGAATGAAACACGTGATCACACCCATGATGAAGCAACAATCGGGAGCTATCATCAATGTTTCTTCCATTTGGGGAATTGTTGCAGCAGCAGATGTCATCGCGTACAACGCAGCCAAAGGAGCGGTTTCACTCATGTCGAAAAATGCTGCTTTGACTTATGCCAAACAAGGAATTCGCGTCAATTCTGTAAATCCGGGATTTATCAGCACACCGCTAACAGATAGCCAGGATCCGGAGCTCAACGATTGGGTGATCGGTCGCACGCCAATGGGAAGAGCCGGAAAACCGGAAGAAATTGCAAACGGAGTGGTCTTTTTAGCAAGTGATGATGCAAGTTTTGTTACCGGCACAGATCTAGTTATCGACGGGGGATTTCTGGCACAATAA
- a CDS encoding Crp/Fnr family transcriptional regulator, whose protein sequence is MSETNPVIVQYLQSIKEICPKLTDTELEAVADKVTVSESKKKDFFIQSGETQKTIGFISSGLIRTYYIDEQGNERNVGFFSEGEYATHYPAFISKQPSKYSIQCLEPTTFVHLTFDDLQEIYRLYPNVERYGRLIAEGILIRRQARIESFVFMTAEERYLDFIQNQQNVFNRISISQLCSYLGIERQSLTRIRQKLAYQ, encoded by the coding sequence ATGTCAGAAACAAACCCGGTCATAGTGCAATACCTACAGTCAATTAAAGAGATCTGTCCGAAATTGACTGATACGGAATTGGAAGCCGTTGCAGATAAGGTGACTGTTTCCGAGTCCAAAAAGAAAGATTTTTTTATTCAGTCCGGTGAAACCCAAAAAACGATCGGGTTTATTTCCAGCGGTTTGATACGCACCTATTACATCGACGAACAGGGGAATGAACGGAATGTCGGATTCTTTTCCGAAGGTGAATATGCAACACATTACCCAGCATTCATTTCCAAACAGCCCAGCAAGTATTCCATTCAATGCCTCGAACCAACCACCTTTGTCCATTTGACCTTTGATGACCTGCAGGAGATCTATCGGCTTTATCCGAATGTGGAACGCTATGGCCGGTTAATTGCCGAAGGTATTTTAATCAGGCGGCAAGCGCGTATTGAAAGCTTCGTTTTCATGACCGCAGAAGAGCGTTACCTGGACTTTATTCAAAATCAGCAAAACGTATTCAACCGCATTTCAATTTCCCAACTTTGCAGTTATTTGGGAATTGAAAGACAATCACTTACGCGTATCCGTCAAAAATTAGCTTATCAGTAG
- a CDS encoding 2TM domain-containing protein: protein MKNLAQLRKTKQADPARGFRIHFLVFALTLPALWMTWYLTDRTYIWPIWNTAAWTTGVFFHFLGVFVFKKTKTINQ from the coding sequence ATGAAAAATTTAGCTCAACTCAGAAAAACGAAACAAGCCGATCCGGCAAGAGGTTTCAGAATTCACTTTTTAGTATTTGCATTAACGCTGCCGGCTTTATGGATGACCTGGTACTTAACCGACCGGACTTACATCTGGCCGATATGGAATACTGCTGCCTGGACAACCGGTGTATTCTTTCACTTCCTTGGAGTCTTTGTTTTTAAAAAGACCAAAACAATCAATCAGTAA